In Canis lupus familiaris isolate Mischka breed German Shepherd chromosome 5, alternate assembly UU_Cfam_GSD_1.0, whole genome shotgun sequence, a genomic segment contains:
- the C5H11orf1 gene encoding UPF0686 protein C11orf1 homolog isoform X4, which produces MRSQAGTSAQRQSLAYFLANPHYGSLINADGHAEIWTDWNDMSKFFQYGWRCTTNENSYSNHTLMGNWNQERYDLRNIVQPKPLPSQFGHYFETTYDMSYNNKRPLSTHRFKREPHWFPGHQPELDPPRYKCTEKSTYMASYSEPPLGHYSACVWNPSNCQEVQDSKKK; this is translated from the exons AGACAGTCCCTCGCCTATTTCCTTGCAAACCCACACTATGGCAGCCTCATTAATGCAGATGGACATGCTGAAATATGGACAGATTGGAATGATATGTCCAAGTTTTTCCAATATGGATGGAGATGTACCACTAATGAGAATTCCTATTCAAATCATACCCTGATGGGAAACTGGAACCAGGAAAGATATGACCTGAGGAATATCGTGCAGCCCAAACCCTTGCCTTCCCAG tttggacACTATTTTGAAACAACGTATGACATGAGCTATAACAACAAAAGGCCACTTTCAACTCATA GGTTTAAGAGAGAGCCTCACTGGTTTCCAGGACATCAGCCTGAGCTGGATCCTCCTCGATACAAATGCACAGAAAAGTCAACTTATATGGCTAGCTACTCAGAGCCTCCACTTGGGCATTACTCTGCCTGTGTGTGGAATCCTAGTAACTGCCAAGAGGTCCAGgattctaagaaaaaataa
- the C5H11orf1 gene encoding UPF0686 protein C11orf1 homolog isoform X3, which translates to MAASLCLCCSRFLQRQSLAYFLANPHYGSLINADGHAEIWTDWNDMSKFFQYGWRCTTNENSYSNHTLMGNWNQERYDLRNIVQPKPLPSQFGHYFETTYDMSYNNKRPLSTHRFKREPHWFPGHQPELDPPRYKCTEKSTYMASYSEPPLGHYSACVWNPSNCQEVQDSKKK; encoded by the exons AGACAGTCCCTCGCCTATTTCCTTGCAAACCCACACTATGGCAGCCTCATTAATGCAGATGGACATGCTGAAATATGGACAGATTGGAATGATATGTCCAAGTTTTTCCAATATGGATGGAGATGTACCACTAATGAGAATTCCTATTCAAATCATACCCTGATGGGAAACTGGAACCAGGAAAGATATGACCTGAGGAATATCGTGCAGCCCAAACCCTTGCCTTCCCAG tttggacACTATTTTGAAACAACGTATGACATGAGCTATAACAACAAAAGGCCACTTTCAACTCATA GGTTTAAGAGAGAGCCTCACTGGTTTCCAGGACATCAGCCTGAGCTGGATCCTCCTCGATACAAATGCACAGAAAAGTCAACTTATATGGCTAGCTACTCAGAGCCTCCACTTGGGCATTACTCTGCCTGTGTGTGGAATCCTAGTAACTGCCAAGAGGTCCAGgattctaagaaaaaataa